The Benincasa hispida cultivar B227 chromosome 9, ASM972705v1, whole genome shotgun sequence genome has a segment encoding these proteins:
- the LOC120085223 gene encoding cytochrome P450 CYP82D47-like, which produces MMEFQFPSFNPESIAMLFVLFFISCYYLWRKLEQHNVSERKQAPVLPGAWPIIGHLHLMHNAKLPHHALGAMADKYGPIFRLQLGSRSALVVSSWEMAKESMCVNDAAAASRPGVSGTKHFSYDFAAFGLAPYSPYWREIRKVTHMELLSNQRVDQFKNTMFGEIKTSLTELHKTWAAQKDESGQVQVEMKRWFGDVILNMLLKIIIGKRCVGPNAEGGEKQAKDFQLAIRDSFHLMGQGLLRDYIPLIGRLGFNGQVKVMENIATRFDMVLREWLEEHKRKRASSSSGKKNEDFMDALLSLYDGKRIEGYYDGDTIIKATTLNMIAGGTESTTVTLTWAMSLLLNNPHVLEKAQQELDTVVGRDRRLKDSDIPNLVYLHCIIKETMRLYPAGPLLGPREFYKDCIVDGYFVPKGTQLIPNIWKIQTDPRVWPDPFEFKPERFLTTHKNVDLKGNNFELIPFGTGRRGCPGISFGLQMVHFALAGFLHSFDVRKPTKEPIDMSENFGMANEKVVPLNVLVTSRLPSYLYALN; this is translated from the exons ATGATGGAGTTCCAATTCCCCTCCTTTAACCCAGAATCCATCGCAATGCTTTTcgttttgtttttcatttcatgTTATTACCTTTGGCGAAAGTTGGAACAGCACAACGTTAGTGAACGGAAACAGGCCCCGGTGCTGCCCGGAGCGTGGCCGATAATCGGCCATCTCCATCTGATGCACAATGCGAAGCTCCCCCATCATGCTCTTGGAGCCATGGCGGACAAATATGGGCCCATCTTCCGGCTGCAGCTTGGGTCACGGTCGGCTTTGGTGGTGAGCAGTTGGGAAATGGCTAAAGAAAGCATGTGTGTTAACGACGCCGCTGCTGCCTCCCGTCCTGGAGTCTCTGGCACCAAACATTTTTCGTATGACTTCGCAGCCTTCGGGTTGGCTCCTTATAGTCCTTACTGGCGAGAGATTCGTAAGGTCACTCACATGGAGCTCCTCTCTAATCAACGCGTTGATCAG TTTAAGAACACCATGTTTGGTGAGATCAAGACATCATTGACAGAGCTGCACAAAACATGGGCAGCCCAGAAGGACGAATCCGGGCAGGTTCAAGTGGAGATGAAGCGTTGGTTTGGGGATGTGATATTGAATATGCTTCTTAAGATCATCATCGGAAAACGATGTGTCGGTCCGAACGCTGAGGGAGGCGAAAAACAAGCTAAGGATTTTCAGTTGGCAATTAGGGACTCCTTCCATTTGATGGGTCAAGGGTTACTGAGAGACTACATTCCTCTGATCGGACGGCTGGGATTTAATGGACAAGTGAAGGTGATGGAGAATATAGCCACACGATTCGACATGGTTCTAAGGGAATGGCTGGAAGAGCACAAGCGTAAgagagcttcttcttcttctggtaaaaaaaatgaagactTTATGGATGCTCTCCTTTCTTTATATGATGGCAAAAGGATTGAAGGTTATTATGATGGGGATACCATCATTAAAGCCACAACCCTG AATATGATAGCAGGTGGAACTGAAAGCACAACGGTGACTCTAACATGGGCGATGTCATTGTTACTAAACAACCCACACGTCCTTGAAAAGGCACAACAAGAGCTCGACACGGTGGTCGGTCGAGATAGGCGGCTGAAGGATTCAGACATACCCAACCTTGTTTATTTACACTGCATAATCAAAGAAACAATGCGACTGTACCCAGCAGGGCCTTTATTAGGACCACGTGAGTTCTACAAAGACTGCATTGTGGATGGCTACTTTGTCCCCAAAGGCACCCAATTGATCCCAAACATTTGGAAGATCCAAACCGATCCACGTGTCTGGCCCGACCCGTTTGAGTTCAAGCCGGAGCGATTTTTGACGACTCATAAGAATGTGGATTTAAAAGGGAATAATTTCGAATTGATTCCATTTGGGACCGGGAGGAGAGGGTGTCCTGGAATTTCGTTTGGGCTTCAAATGGTGCATTTTGCTTTGGCTGGGTTTTTACACTCCTTTGATGTCAGAAAACCGACCAAGGAACCTATTGATATGTCGGAGAATTTCGGAATGGCTAATGAGAAAGTGGTTCCTCTAAATGTTTTGGTCACTTCACGGTTACCTTCTTATCTTTACGCACTCAATTAG
- the LOC120086145 gene encoding cytochrome P450 82A3-like gives MEFQLPIIIFLFIFSCCYLSRKWLKIRVVSELKKVPSPQGSWPIIGHLHLLNKAGKLPHHVLGAMADKYGPIFMLNLGSRPALVVSNWEMTKESMCINDAAAASRPELSVSKNFSYNFAMFGLASYSPYWRDMRKITHLELLSIPRVDQVKSVMLSEVMTSLKELYTRWGGKKKEMEEISVEMKRWFGDVTVNMLLKIIIGKRCVGPNAVKEDENDALELQMRIRESFHLMGEGLLRDYIPLVAKLGFNGHVKAMEKIAKRIDVVLERWLLEHKRKRSANDFDQKDGDFMDSLISLCHAKELPSYYDQDTIIKATTLNVIAGGTESSTVTLTWAMSLLLNNPLALEKAYQELDQVVGRDRQLKESDIDNLVYLQAIVKETMRLYPAGPLLGPREFYKDCFVAGYFVPKGTQLIPNIWKIQTDPRVWPDPFEFKPERFLTTHKDVGLKGNNFELIPFGTGRRGCPGITFGLQMVHFALAGFLHSFNVKSPTDKAIDMREHFGMANEKVVPLNVLVTPRLPLHLHGPIVM, from the exons ATGGAGTTCCAATTACCCATCATTATTTTCCTCTTCATTTTTTCTTGTTGTTATCTGTCACGAAAGTGGCTGAAAATTAGGGTAGTTAGTGAGCTGAAGAAGGTCCCATCGCCGCAGGGATCATGGCCTATTATCGGCCACCTCCATCTTCTCAACAAGGCCGGGAAGCTTCCCCACCATGTTCTTGGAGCCATGGCTGACAAATATGGGCCAATCTTTATGTTGAATCTCGGCTCTCGCCCTGCTTTGGTGGTTAGTAATTGGGAAATGACCAAAGAAAGTATGTGCATTAACGACGCCGCCGCAGCCTCACGGCCGGAGCTCTCCGTCTCAAAGAATTTCTCTTACAACTTCGCCATGTTTGGCCTTGCTTCTTATAGCCCTTATTGGCGTGATATGCGTAAAATTACTCACTTGGAGCTCCTCTCCATCCCACGTGTGGATCAG GTTAAGAGCGTCATGTTAAGTGAGGTGATGACATCGTTGAAAGAGTTGTACACAAGATGGGGTGGtaagaagaaggaaatggaggagaTTTCAGTGGAAATGAAACGTTGGTTTGGGGATGTGACAGTGAATATGCTTCTTAAGATCATCATAGGAAAACGATGTGTAGGTCCAAATGCTGTTAAGGAAGATGAAAATGATGCATTAGAGTTGCAGATGCGAATTAGGGAGTCATTCCATTTGATGGGTGAAGGGTTATTGAGAGACTATATTCCTTTGGTTGCAAAGCTTGGATTTAATGGCCATGTTAAGGCTATGGAGAAGATAGCGAAACGAATCGACGTCGTTCTTGAACGTTGGCTCCTAGAACATAAACGGAAAAGATCAGCTAATGATTTCGATCAAAAAGATGGTGACTTTATGGATTCTTTAATTTCCTTATGTCATGCCAAGGAGCTTCCGAGTTACTACGATCAAGATACAATTATCAAAGCTACAACCTTG aATGTGATTGCTGGAGGAACTGAAAGCAGCACCGTGACTCTAACATGGGCGATGTCTTTATTACTAAACAACCCATTGGCCCTGGAAAAGGCTTATCAAGAGCTTGACCAAGTTGTAGGAAGAGACAGGCAACTGAAGGAATCAGACATAGACAACCTTGTTTATTTGCAAGCCATTGTCAAAGAGACAATGCGACTGTACCCAGCAGGACCTTTATTGGGCCCGCGTGAGTTCTACAAGGATTGTTTTGTTGCTGGCTATTTTGTCCCCAAAGGCACCCAATTGATCCCAAACATTTGGAAGATCCAAACCGACCCTCGGGTCTGGCCCGACCCGTTCGAGTTCAAGCCGGAGCGGTTTTTGACGACACATAAAGATGTGGGTTTGAAAGGGAATAATTTTGAGTTGATTCCATTTGGGACTGGGCGAAGAGGGTGCCCTGGAATTACGTTTGGGCTTCAGATGGTGCATTTTGCTTTGGCTGGGTTTTTGCATTCTTTTAATGTCAAAAGTCCTACAGACAAAGCGATTGATATGAGGGAGCATTTTGGGATGGCGAATGAGAAAGTGGTTCCTCTTAATGTTTTGGTCACCCCACGGTTACCTTTGCATCTTCACGGTCCAATAGTAATGTAG